A DNA window from Malus domestica chromosome 12, GDT2T_hap1 contains the following coding sequences:
- the LOC114820242 gene encoding protein IQ-DOMAIN 2-like encodes MGKKGWFSSVKKALSPDSKEKKEQRSDKSKKKWFGKQKYPEFESTSYQPSTILPPLPPREEVKLTNAENEQNNDAYSVPVATTVSTTAVAEPVVSLAPPTQAAVEVVRLPTITQYAGKSREEVAAIKIQTAFRGYLARRALRALRGLVRLKSLIEGSVVKRQATNTLRCMQTLSRVQSQIRSRRIRMLEENQALQRQLLLKHAKELETLRLGDEWDDSIQSKEQVEANLLSKHEATMRRERALAYAFSHQKNGKNTTKSVNPMFMDPSNPTWGWSWLERWMAARPWESRGMTDKDMQDDHASVKSASRGMSAGEINKSYARYLLNSDKQSPTASEKPSHPGFRSPSTPSRPASKVARKLKPAASPRGSRVLDDDTKSMVSVQSTQFRRHSIAGSSVRDDESLDSSPAVPSYMVPTKSARAKSRLQSPAEKNGITEKDSPPESAKKRLSFPASPARPRRHSGPPRVDSSIITENKTTDIGVES; translated from the exons ATGGGGAAGAAAGGTTGGTTTTCTTCAGTAAAGAAAGCTCTGAGCCCTGATTCCAAGGAGAAGAAAGAACAG agatCAGATAAATCGAAAAAGAAATGGTTTGGGAAGCAAAAGTACCCGGAATTCGAGTCTACCTCTTATCAACCATCCACTATATTGCCACCTCTTCCGCCACGAGAAGAGGTGAAATTAACCAATGCGGAGAATGAGCAGAATAATGATGCTTACTCTGTTCCAGTCGCCACCACAGTCTCCACCACTGCAGTGGCTGAGCCTGTGGTTTCTCTGGCTCCTCCGACTCAAGCGGCTGTGGAGGTCGTCAGACTCCCTACAATTACTCAGTATGCTGGGAAATCAAGGGAGGAAGTGGCAGCTATCAAAATTCAAACCGCATTTCGAGGATACCTG GCAAGAAGGGCATTGAGGGCTTTAAGAGGGCTGGTTAGGCTGAAATCATTGATAGAGGGGTCTGTTGTGAAACGGCAAGCCACAAATACCCTCCGATGCATGCAGACTCTATCTCGTGTGCAATCTCAGATACGTTCCAGGAGGATTAGGATGTTAGAAGAGAATCAGGCTCTGCAAAGGCAACTCCTACTAAAACATGCAAAAGAGCTTGAAACTTTGCGG CTCGGGGATGAATGGGATGATAGCATACAGTCGAAGGAGCAAGTTGAAGCTAACCTATTAAGCAAACACGAGGCAACGATGAGAAGGGAAAGAGCACTTGCTTATGCATTTTCTCATCAG AAAAACGGGAAGAATACTACGAAATCTGTAAACCCTATGTTCATGGATCCAAGCAATCCCACCTGGGGTTGGAGCTGGTTGGAAAGGTGGATGGCTGCCCGGCCTTGGGAGAGTCGTGGCATGACGGATAAAGACATGCAAGACGACCATGCATCTGTAAAGAGTGCAAGTCGCGGCATGTCTGCTGGAGAAATTAATAAGTCCTATGCTCGCTACCTCCTGAATTCTGACAAGCAATCCCCAACAGCCAGTGAAAAGCCAAGCCATCCTGGATTCCGGTCCCCTTCAACTCCTTCCAGGCCAGCTTCAAAAGTAGCTCGAAAGTTAAAGCCAGCAGCAAGCCCAAGGGGCAGTAGGGTGCTGGATGATGACACGAAAAGCATGGTGAGTGTCCAATCAACTCAGTTTAGGAGGCACAGCATTGCTGGCTCCTCAGTGAGGGATGACGAAAGCCTAGATAGTTCTCCAGCAGTTCCGAGTTACATGGTACCAACTAAATCTGCAAGAGCTAAGTCCAGGCTGCAGAGCCCAGCAGAGAAGAATGGGATCACTGAGAAGGACTCGCCGCCTGAGTCAGCTAAGAAACGGCTGTCTTTCCCAGCCTCCCCCGCTCGACCAAGGCGGCATTCTGGTCCACCAAGGGTTGACAGCAGTATAATTACAGAAAATAAAACGACCGATATTGGAGTCGAAAGCTAA
- the LOC103450113 gene encoding mitochondrial import inner membrane translocase subunit TIM14-1, translating into MVTPLVGGIAVAAAAYAGRYSIQAWQAFKARPPTARLRKFYEGGFQSTMTKREAALILGVRETTPKDKIREAHRRVMVANHPDAGGSHYLASKINEAKEMMLGRTKGTGSAF; encoded by the exons ATG GTCACGCCGTTGGTAGGAGGAATTGCTGTAGCTGCTGCTGCATATGCTGGTAGGTATAGCATTCAGGCTTGGCAAGCGTTCAAAGCAAGACCACCTACAGCTAGACTGcggaaattctatgagggtggTTTTCAATCTACCATGACCAAAAGGGAAGCTGCTCTCATACTCGGAGTGAG GGAGACTACTCCTAAAGACAAAATCCGGGAAGCACATCGGAGGGTGATGGTTGCTAACCATCCGGATGCAGGGGGTAGTCATTACCTTGCATCCAAAATTAACGAAGCTAAAGAAATGATGCTTGGAAGAACCAAGGGCACCGGCTCTGCATTTTGA